A single Acetivibrio cellulolyticus CD2 DNA region contains:
- a CDS encoding stalk domain-containing protein, with protein sequence MKKEIKCFIAGVITTVLVSSAAFAAPVGKTITAFYNGIKIYVDGNKITPKDGNGKIVEPFIYDGTTYLPVRAVSEALGKQVSWDGKSNTVYIGQNIEEVVVDTAEDFVKSIGSNKKIILKPGVYDLSSVAQNTDLQNGVTFESVTDGKELNIRNISNLTIEGSSEGKTEILVKPRYAQVMRFESVCNVTISNITAGHTPAEYICDEGVLSFQDSEDIKINNCELYGCGSIGLSLYGVQRLDMANSNINHCSLRAVQIYDSKDINLRKSKISNHEAYSNIILVDSSIDILFEECEMTDNNKFEWNFMDVTNKSNVVINKCRIANNSYTSGEKYREICFFKTLNYDENCDSSILVKDTEFNNNVCDYITDNKKAVVFESCTFNGNVWSE encoded by the coding sequence ATGAAAAAAGAAATCAAGTGTTTTATTGCAGGAGTTATAACTACAGTGTTGGTATCGTCCGCAGCTTTTGCAGCCCCGGTTGGAAAGACAATTACTGCATTTTATAATGGAATTAAGATTTATGTTGACGGGAATAAAATTACTCCAAAGGATGGCAACGGAAAAATAGTTGAGCCGTTTATATATGATGGTACAACATATCTGCCTGTGAGGGCTGTTTCAGAGGCATTAGGCAAACAGGTATCCTGGGATGGAAAAAGTAATACTGTCTACATAGGACAAAATATTGAAGAAGTAGTTGTTGATACTGCTGAAGATTTTGTAAAATCAATAGGCTCAAATAAAAAAATTATTTTAAAGCCTGGAGTATACGACTTGTCAAGCGTAGCTCAGAATACTGATTTACAAAACGGGGTAACATTCGAAAGTGTTACTGACGGGAAAGAGTTAAACATAAGAAATATAAGTAATTTAACTATAGAAGGTTCAAGTGAAGGTAAAACGGAAATATTGGTAAAACCTCGATATGCACAGGTAATGCGATTTGAATCCGTGTGTAATGTAACTATAAGTAATATCACTGCTGGACATACTCCAGCAGAATATATTTGTGATGAGGGAGTACTAAGCTTTCAAGACAGTGAAGATATTAAAATTAATAATTGTGAACTTTACGGATGCGGAAGTATTGGGTTAAGCTTGTATGGTGTTCAACGTTTGGATATGGCAAACTCTAATATAAATCATTGTTCATTACGTGCAGTGCAAATTTATGACTCTAAAGATATAAATCTGAGAAAGAGCAAGATTTCAAATCATGAAGCTTATAGCAATATTATTCTTGTAGACAGTTCTATAGATATTTTGTTCGAAGAATGTGAAATGACTGACAATAACAAATTCGAATGGAACTTTATGGATGTTACAAACAAATCAAATGTTGTTATAAATAAATGTAGAATAGCAAATAATTCATATACTAGCGGAGAAAAGTATAGAGAGATATGTTTTTTTAAAACACTAAATTATGATGAAAACTGCGATAGCAGTATTTTAGTAAAAGATACTGAATTTAACAATAATGTGTGTGATTATATAACTGATAATAAAAAGGCAGTAGTATTTGAAAGTTGTACATTTAACGGTAATGTTTGGAGTGAATAA
- a CDS encoding alpha/beta hydrolase translates to MSNTDNSKKNLKFKRTKRFFIVAITLYILVCIAAYFFQEKLIFSRQKLSGEVTALSTGINSTKDIELTMSDGITIRGWFLRNSTSNKSNLLIYFGGNAEEVSLLIPKMSKLQNWSVALINYRGYGTSEGTPGEKVLFSDSLEIYDYFANREDINKNNIVVMGRSVGTGIATFLSEKRPTSAVILVSPYDTLANVAKGKLPFLPVNLLLKHKFDSISRAPSIKSPLLIMVGTEDTLIPPRISKRLANAWCGKVQWEEILGKSHNSIDDGEIYLNKIRAFLSNVAGHS, encoded by the coding sequence TTGAGTAATACAGATAATTCCAAGAAGAACTTGAAATTTAAAAGAACAAAGCGCTTTTTTATAGTTGCTATAACTCTCTATATACTAGTTTGCATAGCAGCATATTTTTTTCAGGAAAAACTTATTTTTTCGAGGCAAAAGCTATCAGGTGAAGTAACGGCTCTATCGACTGGAATAAATAGTACCAAAGACATTGAACTTACAATGAGCGATGGCATAACAATAAGAGGATGGTTTTTAAGAAACTCAACTAGCAACAAGTCAAATTTACTCATTTATTTTGGTGGAAATGCAGAGGAAGTATCCCTTCTTATTCCCAAAATGTCAAAACTTCAAAATTGGTCTGTTGCATTAATCAACTATAGGGGTTACGGAACAAGCGAAGGAACTCCTGGTGAGAAAGTATTGTTTAGTGACTCTCTGGAAATATATGATTATTTTGCGAACAGAGAAGATATTAATAAGAATAATATCGTAGTTATGGGAAGAAGCGTTGGAACAGGTATAGCTACATTTCTATCAGAAAAAAGACCTACATCTGCTGTAATTTTAGTTTCGCCATATGATACGTTAGCAAATGTTGCTAAAGGGAAACTTCCTTTTCTACCTGTTAACTTGCTTTTAAAACATAAATTTGATTCAATCAGTCGTGCTCCATCAATTAAATCTCCGCTATTAATAATGGTTGGTACTGAAGACACCTTGATTCCTCCCCGTATTTCAAAAAGACTTGCAAATGCTTGGTGCGGAAAGGTTCAATGGGAGGAAATACTTGGCAAGAGTCACAATTCTATTGACGATGGAGAAATCTATTTGAATAAAATTAGAGCGTTTTTATCAAACGTTGCAGGGCATTCATAA
- a CDS encoding sigma-70 family RNA polymerase sigma factor has product MEGIMLLHNNSVEDTDVANAIKGDGNAFSRLIHNNKRSMYRIAKSILKNEHDVEDAISSTILKAYTNIIKLRKSDTFKQWIYKILVNECYATIRKKKREIVFDESNIIKDTYEDNYKDFELARAINLLEENQQIVTILFYYEDMSIKDISRTLDWPEGTVKSRLSRAKERLKSLIDC; this is encoded by the coding sequence ATGGAGGGAATAATGCTACTTCATAATAATAGTGTTGAAGATACGGATGTTGCCAATGCGATAAAAGGAGATGGAAATGCTTTTAGCAGGCTCATACATAATAATAAGCGCTCAATGTACAGGATAGCAAAAAGCATCTTAAAAAATGAACATGATGTAGAAGATGCAATTAGCAGTACAATTTTAAAGGCTTATACAAATATCATTAAACTAAGAAAAAGTGACACTTTCAAGCAGTGGATCTACAAAATTCTTGTCAATGAATGTTATGCAACAATAAGAAAAAAGAAACGGGAAATTGTATTTGATGAGTCAAATATTATAAAAGATACATATGAAGATAATTATAAGGATTTTGAGCTTGCCAGGGCTATTAATTTACTCGAAGAAAACCAGCAAATTGTGACAATTTTGTTCTATTACGAAGATATGAGTATTAAGGATATTTCCAGGACTTTGGATTGGCCCGAAGGAACGGTAAAATCGCGGCTCAGCAGGGCAAAAGAAAGACTGAAAAGTCTTATCGACTGTTAA
- a CDS encoding DUF4179 domain-containing protein encodes MDDFDSMLKAKAKEEKLKIPDSLERKIEKSMNNLPRRQTMKKRSVIAVVAAAAIITTSLTFVYAKDIPLINTVIEFFKGNSSLKYSGDAQAYVKYSTEVGKTITSNGVSITIDNIACDGNFLVLFYTAEGDGEKVSIGEGGIPIVNGILGEISIDGNQKKISNNDSSDAYLTDDGKVKGMIRADISGDIFQKYSKVDFSVSYALAKEGKWDFKLDVSKETAMKDVKIVEVNKNAYIKNPDGREHNINIQKVSFTPFGNQIIISEKFDTSVSKYTKENSPSPFSLFALFDDKGNELDVLRGQLISEPENARNSFEFIKGGKGSKYLTLVPIYTYADNAPKEINYNPVISIDKFPLELKMSSKGALIIEKIEYGEDDTKLYYTKKGTVLNEGNFFFVDEEGNDVFDNMSIYRKDYIINRDKGIYVSVLPKLDTEKKYKLGYITDEKFDLLDQYKIEIPLN; translated from the coding sequence ATGGACGATTTTGATAGTATGCTTAAAGCAAAAGCAAAAGAAGAGAAACTGAAAATTCCGGATTCGTTGGAAAGAAAGATTGAAAAATCAATGAACAATCTCCCTAGGAGGCAAACTATGAAAAAAAGATCTGTAATTGCTGTTGTTGCTGCTGCCGCAATTATTACAACATCCTTAACATTTGTATATGCAAAAGATATTCCTTTAATTAATACAGTGATAGAGTTTTTCAAAGGAAATTCAAGTCTTAAATATAGTGGAGATGCTCAAGCCTATGTGAAGTACTCTACAGAAGTTGGCAAGACTATAACTAGTAATGGAGTGAGTATAACTATTGATAATATAGCCTGTGATGGCAATTTCCTTGTGCTGTTTTATACAGCCGAGGGAGATGGGGAAAAGGTATCTATAGGTGAAGGTGGAATTCCAATTGTAAATGGTATTCTCGGAGAAATCTCAATTGATGGTAATCAGAAGAAGATTTCAAATAATGACAGTTCAGATGCATACCTTACAGATGATGGAAAGGTTAAAGGCATGATAAGGGCTGATATAAGCGGGGATATCTTTCAAAAATATTCAAAAGTAGATTTTTCAGTTTCTTATGCCTTAGCGAAGGAAGGAAAGTGGGATTTTAAGCTTGATGTTTCAAAAGAAACGGCTATGAAGGACGTAAAGATTGTAGAAGTAAACAAGAACGCATATATAAAAAATCCTGACGGCAGGGAGCATAATATTAATATACAAAAGGTATCCTTTACTCCTTTTGGCAACCAAATTATCATCAGCGAAAAGTTTGACACATCAGTATCAAAATATACTAAGGAAAATAGCCCATCACCTTTCAGTTTATTTGCTTTGTTTGATGATAAAGGAAATGAACTGGATGTGCTGAGAGGTCAGCTTATTTCAGAACCCGAGAATGCAAGAAACAGCTTTGAATTTATAAAAGGCGGTAAGGGGTCCAAATACTTAACACTAGTTCCGATTTATACTTATGCGGATAATGCCCCAAAGGAAATAAATTATAATCCGGTTATTAGTATTGATAAATTCCCTCTAGAACTGAAAATGTCAAGTAAGGGAGCTTTGATTATAGAAAAAATTGAATACGGAGAGGATGATACAAAATTATATTACACAAAGAAGGGTACAGTACTAAATGAAGGCAACTTTTTCTTTGTAGATGAAGAAGGTAACGATGTTTTTGATAATATGTCTATTTACAGAAAAGATTATATTATTAATAGGGATAAAGGTATATACGTAAGCGTTTTGCCAAAGCTGGATACAGAAAAGAAATATAAATTAGGATATATCACAGATGAAAAATTCGACTTACTAGACCAATACAAAATAGAAATCCCGCTTAATTAA
- the lepB gene encoding signal peptidase I — protein sequence MGKFEDYIGVILKQRHISKIQRAELEEEIRDHLEMIKKELIDEGYSEKQAEAIAVKRFGEAEDIKKRFRNVFTPFRMFKDAIGQKRLLVESIQWATTFVVAILVSMTIRSYAFAATEVRQCSMQSTLYEGQRLIESKIEYYYSEPQRGDIVIINDEAETGVISTFVANTKEFIDKVFKKDEKYRLIKRVIGLPGDEIDIKDGKVYINGELYNEPYVKGSTSPKDMEFPIKIPDNEYFVMGDNRENSMDSRDFGLISNDKIEGRAVLRLWPLDKVGGIYN from the coding sequence ATGGGCAAATTCGAAGATTACATTGGGGTAATTTTAAAACAAAGGCATATAAGCAAAATTCAAAGAGCGGAGTTGGAAGAAGAAATCCGTGATCATCTGGAAATGATAAAGAAGGAATTGATTGATGAGGGCTATTCTGAAAAACAAGCAGAAGCTATAGCTGTTAAAAGATTTGGAGAAGCCGAAGATATTAAAAAGAGGTTTAGAAACGTATTTACTCCTTTTAGAATGTTCAAGGATGCAATTGGTCAGAAGCGTTTGTTAGTAGAGTCAATTCAATGGGCTACTACATTTGTTGTGGCAATACTAGTTTCAATGACAATAAGAAGCTATGCCTTTGCAGCAACTGAAGTCAGGCAATGCTCGATGCAAAGCACATTATATGAAGGACAGCGACTAATAGAAAGCAAAATAGAGTATTATTATTCAGAACCTCAAAGAGGAGATATAGTTATAATAAATGATGAAGCTGAAACAGGAGTCATAAGTACATTCGTTGCAAATACAAAGGAATTTATCGATAAGGTTTTCAAAAAGGATGAAAAGTATAGATTGATAAAAAGGGTTATTGGACTTCCGGGGGATGAGATTGATATAAAGGACGGAAAAGTCTATATAAATGGAGAATTGTATAATGAACCTTATGTTAAAGGCTCTACTTCTCCTAAGGATATGGAATTTCCAATAAAAATACCTGACAATGAATACTTTGTTATGGGAGATAATAGAGAAAATAGTATGGACAGCAGGGATTTTGGACTTATAAGTAATGATAAAATTGAAGGTAGAGCTGTTTTAAGACTTTGGCCGCTAGATAAGGTTGGTGGAATTTATAACTGA
- a CDS encoding PadR family transcriptional regulator yields the protein MDKELMKGSIDILLLSQIALKDTYGFEIIKNLQAKSNNLYKMSEGTLYPALQRLEQKKYLKSYWGDSETGGRRKYYSITEHGKKELVKKIEDWNRVSEMINSCKGDVLEWANSKITLG from the coding sequence ATGGATAAAGAGTTGATGAAAGGAAGTATAGATATATTACTGCTTTCTCAAATAGCCTTGAAAGATACCTATGGGTTTGAAATTATTAAGAATTTACAAGCTAAAAGCAATAACCTGTATAAGATGAGTGAAGGTACTTTATACCCGGCACTTCAGCGCCTTGAGCAAAAGAAGTATTTGAAATCTTATTGGGGAGACTCTGAAACAGGTGGAAGAAGAAAATATTACAGCATTACTGAACATGGAAAAAAGGAATTGGTAAAAAAAATTGAAGACTGGAACCGCGTAAGTGAAATGATAAATTCATGTAAAGGAGATGTATTGGAATGGGCAAATTCGAAGATTACATTGGGGTAA
- a CDS encoding zf-HC2 domain-containing protein, which yields MKTNCKIIQDLLPLYIDDFCSNESRSLVEDHLKECEICSRKFNDQKCEIEVNEELIKENLKAKRPFKKIITCLTVALIIIAILIPVSILTYNTIDSDRVAFLTIAGRMKSQIFLWELEKGQFEKAADHVQFSGAYGVDLTEEEEKKQWIEGMKKLKNDGIEIISHRDTVIESDDGFTCGYTIIEIKYDNKLYDFKLGLYTNRKVEVGGLGYSADQSQSDSEVKEMIMNRFNEFIKTYNPG from the coding sequence ATGAAAACAAATTGCAAGATAATTCAAGACTTGCTTCCGTTATATATAGATGATTTTTGCAGCAATGAAAGCAGGTCTTTAGTGGAAGATCATTTGAAAGAGTGCGAGATTTGCAGTAGAAAATTTAATGATCAAAAATGTGAAATAGAAGTAAATGAAGAACTTATCAAGGAGAATTTAAAAGCCAAAAGACCATTTAAGAAAATTATTACATGTTTGACAGTTGCGTTAATTATAATTGCTATCTTAATACCTGTCTCTATACTGACTTATAATACAATAGATAGCGATAGGGTGGCCTTTTTAACAATCGCTGGGAGAATGAAATCCCAAATATTTTTATGGGAACTCGAAAAAGGTCAGTTTGAAAAAGCTGCTGACCATGTACAATTTTCGGGAGCATATGGAGTAGATCTCACAGAGGAAGAAGAAAAAAAACAGTGGATTGAGGGAATGAAGAAGTTAAAAAATGATGGTATAGAAATTATTTCTCATAGGGATACAGTAATTGAAAGTGATGATGGATTTACATGTGGATATACAATAATAGAAATAAAGTATGATAATAAGCTTTATGATTTTAAGCTTGGATTATATACAAATAGAAAGGTTGAGGTAGGCGGTTTGGGGTATTCAGCTGATCAGTCTCAAAGTGACTCTGAGGTTAAAGAAATGATCATGAATAGATTTAATGAATTTATAAAGACCTATAATCCAGGATAA
- a CDS encoding transposase, with product MVKLYKQISFADTFEECKDVFQNNKPKFLKLLSQHLDLSSLIPQDFYWSYHKTLGRDRKYSLSSMLSALVLQKILGIPTVSLLIIFLNLCHEALEFCGLPDVPHNSQFTRFKQDFVIYLENFFNHLVDITEPICQEINTTLASTIAYDTSGIETFVTENNPKFINSIIKKLKAFYKDKP from the coding sequence ATGGTAAAACTTTATAAACAAATTTCTTTTGCTGACACATTCGAAGAATGTAAAGATGTTTTTCAAAATAATAAGCCAAAATTTCTTAAGCTACTCTCACAACATCTTGATTTATCTTCGCTTATACCACAGGATTTTTATTGGTCTTACCACAAAACTCTAGGGAGAGACCGTAAATATTCACTCTCTTCAATGCTTTCAGCATTAGTTCTGCAGAAAATTCTTGGCATTCCTACAGTTTCGCTACTCATTATTTTTCTTAATTTATGCCATGAAGCCCTTGAATTCTGTGGCCTTCCAGACGTCCCTCATAACTCTCAGTTTACACGGTTCAAACAAGATTTCGTTATTTACCTGGAAAACTTCTTTAACCACCTTGTAGATATTACAGAACCTATTTGCCAGGAAATTAACACTACTCTTGCATCCACTATCGCTTATGATACTTCAGGTATTGAAACCTTTGTAACTGAGAATAACCCAAAGTTCATAAATTCTATCATAAAAAAACTCAAGGCTTTCTACAAGGACAAGCCT
- a CDS encoding zinc ribbon domain-containing protein, which produces MFDELFDEILDDRHTHRHSCNKTDVTYAKLDALEAKSKAREASTEVTYLKLKVEKLMIITEALWMILKETTKHTDEELKEKIRQIDLKDGKLDGKVAAELPDKCPKCGQILQKNKLNCIYCGAEIISTDVFKR; this is translated from the coding sequence ATGTTTGATGAACTTTTTGATGAAATTTTGGATGATAGACACACACACCGACACAGTTGTAATAAAACTGATGTAACCTATGCAAAATTGGATGCTTTAGAAGCTAAATCTAAAGCCAGGGAAGCAAGTACAGAGGTTACATACCTTAAACTCAAAGTAGAAAAACTTATGATTATAACTGAAGCATTATGGATGATTTTAAAAGAAACTACTAAACATACAGATGAAGAACTTAAGGAAAAAATACGTCAGATAGATTTAAAGGATGGAAAGTTGGACGGCAAGGTCGCTGCTGAGTTACCGGACAAATGTCCGAAATGTGGTCAGATATTGCAAAAAAACAAGCTTAATTGCATATATTGTGGTGCTGAAATTATTTCTACAGATGTTTTTAAAAGATAA
- a CDS encoding RDD family protein, with product MNYSVISRRFWAWFFDNAIIAGILYGVLLVLRMSGMSIFPVEEIIEGNFSSLSKFYLIYAMIYLTYEISFLSSNLSATPGKIIMEMEVACAKASFLKVIIRSVAKFISAATGLYLIFFTIAMFNEKKQAVHDLLAGSFVIDQERENQSAMDLTQDITKTEAFYEEMKSRGIKTFSEQKALAEEMYGKASKSSKSSILSSSIIWVLVLVVSFGFSFIGSKVLVSDMISEMKILPQFKNNGVKVEQSIAEKYVGAWANDKRTVGFTVYYDKKNSTMYINTSNGALKFMFDNDDTLYIFEGENKFKFMFSDGYYTAYMTCPINGQLEYKEHLKKE from the coding sequence ATGAATTATAGTGTAATATCTAGAAGATTTTGGGCATGGTTTTTTGACAACGCTATAATTGCTGGCATTTTGTATGGAGTGCTATTGGTATTAAGAATGTCCGGAATGAGTATTTTTCCGGTAGAAGAAATAATTGAAGGGAATTTTTCTTCTTTATCAAAGTTTTATCTAATATACGCAATGATATATCTAACATACGAAATTAGTTTCTTAAGTTCGAATCTATCTGCAACACCCGGGAAGATAATTATGGAGATGGAAGTTGCTTGCGCTAAGGCAAGTTTTTTGAAGGTCATTATAAGATCAGTGGCAAAATTTATTTCAGCAGCAACCGGACTTTATTTAATTTTCTTTACTATTGCAATGTTTAATGAAAAAAAGCAGGCAGTACACGACCTGTTAGCCGGTAGTTTTGTAATAGATCAGGAAAGAGAAAACCAGAGTGCTATGGATTTAACGCAAGATATAACAAAAACTGAAGCATTTTATGAGGAAATGAAAAGCAGAGGAATAAAAACATTTAGCGAACAAAAAGCCTTAGCTGAAGAAATGTATGGCAAAGCAAGTAAATCTTCTAAAAGTTCTATTCTCTCTAGTTCAATTATTTGGGTACTGGTTTTGGTTGTTTCATTTGGTTTTAGTTTTATAGGCAGTAAAGTGCTTGTATCGGATATGATAAGCGAAATGAAAATATTACCGCAATTTAAGAATAATGGTGTTAAGGTAGAGCAAAGTATAGCAGAAAAATATGTGGGAGCATGGGCAAACGACAAAAGAACAGTAGGATTTACTGTTTATTATGATAAAAAAAACAGTACCATGTATATTAATACAAGTAATGGAGCTTTAAAGTTCATGTTTGACAACGATGATACACTATATATATTTGAAGGAGAAAATAAATTTAAATTCATGTTTTCCGATGGTTATTATACTGCCTATATGACCTGTCCAATAAATGGTCAGTTGGAATATAAAGAACATTTAAAAAAGGAGTAA
- a CDS encoding esterase/lipase family protein translates to MGSYILITILFLAIIFMDIIRKINLTNKLLMSVLIIIVPHTILAAAFISKMQSFISAKYLTVIYVLFAIYIWIKVSISPYSKKQIDDFRVHVLVGGRRLILYSLYSGIAQIPFYMLLNRFVKSSIPPQVFVTDIILTVIFISSLYLNGILRIIITSKQLSIIKKILIIIYMWIPIVNLFFIVYLGNIVKAEYERELYRILNRNVRIDSEICKTKYPLIMLHGIGFKDFKYFNYWGRIPGELKRHGATIYYGNHEAWATIEDNGEFLKQRILEIIKTEGCEKVNIIAHSRGGLDARYMISMLGMSDHVASLTTISTPHHGAKIIDIIYKLPEPLINLIGNRFNKNARLMGDKKPDIFVSSRQLTISYCEEFNKSVRDSEKVYYQSFAAVMNNIFSDYILTIPNLILRLVEGENDGFVSIESSKWGEFKGVLSTKHNRGISHGDLIDLRRNDYEGFDAREKYIEIVSGLKNMGF, encoded by the coding sequence GTGGGATCATACATTTTGATAACAATACTGTTTCTTGCAATAATTTTTATGGATATCATCAGAAAAATAAATCTAACCAATAAACTGCTTATGAGTGTACTTATAATAATTGTACCCCATACTATACTGGCTGCAGCTTTTATATCAAAGATGCAAAGTTTTATCTCTGCAAAGTACTTGACAGTTATTTATGTATTATTTGCAATTTACATATGGATAAAGGTTAGTATTTCACCTTATTCTAAAAAGCAGATAGACGATTTTCGAGTACATGTTTTGGTGGGTGGACGAAGACTTATATTATATAGTTTATACTCTGGGATTGCACAAATTCCGTTTTATATGCTCTTAAACCGGTTTGTAAAAAGTTCAATACCTCCTCAGGTTTTTGTGACAGATATTATATTGACAGTAATATTTATATCTAGTTTGTATCTAAATGGTATACTCCGAATTATTATTACTTCCAAACAACTAAGTATCATAAAGAAAATTCTCATTATAATTTATATGTGGATTCCAATTGTAAATTTATTTTTTATAGTGTATCTAGGCAACATAGTGAAAGCTGAGTATGAACGTGAGTTATATAGAATTTTAAATAGAAATGTGAGAATAGACTCCGAAATATGTAAAACCAAGTATCCGCTAATTATGCTTCATGGTATAGGTTTTAAGGATTTTAAATATTTTAACTATTGGGGAAGAATCCCCGGTGAGTTGAAACGGCATGGCGCAACCATATATTACGGCAATCATGAAGCATGGGCTACAATAGAAGATAATGGAGAGTTCCTCAAGCAAAGAATTTTGGAGATCATTAAAACTGAAGGGTGTGAAAAAGTAAATATTATTGCACACTCAAGGGGAGGACTAGATGCCCGTTATATGATAAGTATGCTCGGAATGTCCGATCACGTTGCGTCTCTTACCACTATTTCTACACCGCATCATGGAGCAAAAATAATTGATATTATATATAAACTTCCTGAACCTCTCATCAATTTGATTGGAAATCGCTTCAACAAAAATGCGAGATTAATGGGAGATAAAAAACCAGATATATTTGTTTCGAGCCGACAGCTTACGATTAGCTATTGCGAAGAATTCAATAAAAGCGTACGAGATTCCGAAAAAGTATATTATCAAAGCTTTGCAGCTGTAATGAATAATATATTCAGCGATTATATTCTCACAATTCCAAATCTCATACTAAGGCTGGTAGAAGGCGAGAATGACGGATTTGTATCAATAGAATCTTCAAAATGGGGAGAATTTAAAGGTGTATTGTCAACCAAACACAACCGAGGCATTTCACATGGGGATCTTATAGATCTGCGAAGAAATGACTACGAAGGATTTGATGCAAGAGAAAAATATATTGAAATTGTGTCGGGACTGAAAAATATGGGGTTTTAA
- a CDS encoding SPFH domain-containing protein, translating to MKEKIKEVKPGFTLFIANMLMLAISLFLIIWGIIETANHPSVIPVASIISGSILLIIWFIFINGFFTLQPNEAAVLILFGEYKGTVKKSGWYFTNPFYTKKKISLRSRNINGEKLKVNDEAGNPIEIAAVIVWRVENTFQAVFDVENYIDYVKVQSESAIRHLAGMYPYDITDQEHNISLRGSSEEIAEALKIELQERLGKAGVVVEEARLSHLAYSPEIAAAMLQRQQASAIISARQKIVEGAVGMVQMALTKLSEDGIVELDEERKAAMVSNLLVVLCGERSTQPVINTGTLHN from the coding sequence ATGAAAGAAAAAATTAAAGAAGTTAAGCCAGGGTTTACATTGTTTATTGCAAATATGCTTATGCTTGCAATATCTCTATTTTTGATAATATGGGGCATTATCGAAACAGCAAATCATCCATCTGTAATACCAGTTGCATCAATAATTTCGGGATCGATTTTATTAATTATATGGTTTATCTTTATAAACGGATTTTTTACTTTGCAGCCAAACGAAGCAGCAGTTCTTATTTTGTTTGGTGAATACAAGGGAACGGTAAAAAAGTCCGGATGGTACTTTACAAATCCATTCTACACAAAAAAGAAAATTTCTCTCCGTTCAAGAAACATAAATGGTGAAAAACTCAAGGTAAATGATGAAGCTGGAAATCCTATCGAAATTGCGGCAGTAATAGTTTGGCGGGTAGAAAACACATTTCAGGCAGTGTTTGATGTTGAAAACTATATTGACTATGTAAAGGTACAGAGTGAATCTGCCATAAGACACTTAGCAGGTATGTATCCATATGACATAACGGATCAGGAACATAACATTTCATTAAGAGGCAGCAGCGAAGAGATAGCAGAGGCGTTAAAAATAGAGCTCCAGGAAAGATTGGGGAAAGCTGGTGTTGTAGTTGAGGAAGCAAGACTAAGCCACCTTGCATACTCACCTGAAATTGCAGCTGCAATGCTCCAACGACAGCAGGCTTCAGCAATAATATCTGCAAGACAGAAAATTGTTGAAGGTGCAGTAGGAATGGTTCAAATGGCTCTTACCAAGTTAAGTGAAGATGGAATAGTAGAACTTGATGAAGAGAGAAAAGCAGCAATGGTAAGCAACTTATTGGTAGTGTTATGCGGTGAAAGATCAACACAGCCGGTTATAAATACAGGCACACTTCATAATTAA